ACAATAAATGTAAAAAAGGAAATCCGAATGGGTAAATATATTGAATTAACAGGTGCAGATTTTGAATCAACAGTAGCAGAAGGTGTTACATTAGTAGACTTTTGGGCTCCATGGTGTGGTCCATGTCGTATGATTGCTCCAATCATCGAAGAATTAGCTGAAGAGTTTGACGGAAAAGCTAAAATTTGTAAAGTAAATACTGATGAAGAGCAAGACATTGCTGTTAAATTCGGTATTCGTTCTATTCCAACTATT
Above is a window of Sulfurimonas marina DNA encoding:
- the trxA gene encoding thioredoxin — protein: MGKYIELTGADFESTVAEGVTLVDFWAPWCGPCRMIAPIIEELAEEFDGKAKICKVNTDEEQDIAVKFGIRSIPTILFFKDGEMVEQMVGAASKQAFADKLNSLL